Genomic segment of bacterium:
CTACATTTTCGCATTTATATGTAAGAGAGCCTCGTGTATATTCTGTAATGGAACGTCCAACTCTTATATCCCCGCCTGTTTTGGTTTCTGCCCATTCTTCTTGATAATAGGTTTTATTGTATAGATCAAACCCTGCGGAAATAGGCTTATCCATAAACCACGGCTCTGTAAAGCCCAGGACAAAATTCTGCCGTCTTGCGCTTATATCAGCCCGGATACTGACATACTGGCCCCCGCCTGAAAAACTCGGAAAGTTCTTGATATCGAAATTATTCTGTCTAAGCTCTATAAATCCTATGGCATTCTCCACTGTGCTGTATCCACCGCCAAAGGAGAAACTGCCTGTCTTTTTTTCTTCTATGTCACAAATTAAGTCCCTGACATTTATATCTTCTGTTTTCTCATCAGAAAAATTTACCATTGAGAAATAGCCTAGATTCATTAACCTTTCTCTGCTTCGCTTAACCTTTTTTGTATCAAACTTTTCTCCTGGCTTTATTCTTACTTCTCTGCGAATAACCTTGTCCTTCGTTTCCAGATTCCCTTTTATAATAATACGGCGAACATAATTAATATTCCCTTCATATATATTATACACCGCATCAACTGTTCTATCCTTATCGTTAATCTGTGTTTCTGGATTCACATAAGCATCTATATAGCCTCTCTCTCCGTAAAACATTCGTATATTATAAATATCCTTAGAAACTCCGTATTCACTAAAAGCATCGCCTTTTTTCATATCCAGCATATTGATGATATCCTGAGGAGGAAAACTCTTATTGCCAGCTACAACGATTTCGTTTGTGAAATACCTATTATTTTCACTAATAGGAATTCGTATATACATCTTAGTTCTTGCCTCATTAAAGGTTATGTCTGCTTCTTCTATCTCAGCTTTTATATATCCGGCTTTGTCGTAATAAAGTTTAAGCTGCTTTATATCTTCCTTTAATTTGTCAGGATCATAATATCCCTTTGGGAACCATTTTAGTCTGGCTTTTTTCGTTATCATTTGTCTCTTTAGCTTCCAGTCACTGAAATGGCTATTTCCATCAAAAACAATCTTTTTTATCCTTACTTTCTTCCCCTCTTTTATCTTGATATTGACAACAACCTTGCCGGGCTCCTTCTCCTCAACAGTGTGACTGATAACGGCTGCATAATATCCGTCGTTTTTGTACAGTTCATATATAGATTTCTCATTTCCCTTTAGACGTTTCTCATCATATGTATCTCCCATGACAATAGACATAATGCTTTTTATCTTTTTTAGCTTTAATTTTTTATTGCCTGATATCACAATTTTCTCAATAGCAGGTCTCTCTTGAACAATAAAAGTAATGTTCAGCCCTCCAAGAAACTCAGAAGCATCTACAGTTATATCCTGAAAATGTCCAAGCCCATAAAGCCTTTCAATATCCGCGCTCACTACTTCCTGCAAAAACGGCATTCCTTCCTTGGTTTCTATTCTGCTCAGAATAGTGGAAGTGCTTATTCTGCTGTTCCCTTTCACACTTACTTTGGTCACTTTCTTTACATCCTTAGGAGCCTGCTCAGCACCTACCTCAGAGATGTAGGAGGTAAGAAAGAAAATAAAGAAAAAGAGAAAAATACTTGCGTAACATTTTTTTGCCATTATCCTTTGCTCCTTATGTTTTTAACAGCTTTTTGTCTTTTTATACTAAAATCTAATTTATCTCCCTTTTGAACAACCTCTATTATAGAGCCTTTGGAAATTTTTCTCCTTAATATTTCTTCAGAGAGAGGGTCTTCAATATAACGCTGTATAGCCCTTTGAAGAGGTCTTGCTCCATAAACAGGATCATAGCCTTTTTCAATAAGAAAATCCTTCACCTGAGAAGTGATATGCAATTTTATTCCATCTGATTCGAGACGTGAATATACATCGCTTAACATCAAATCCACTATCTTTTTTAGTTCATCTTTAGTGAGTTCATGAAACACTATTACTTCGTCCAATCTATTAATAAATTCAGGTCTGAACACCTGTTTAACCTCGCTCATAAGTTTGGACTTAGTTTCCTCATACGTCCGTTTTGCATCTGAAGAGCGAAATCCCAAAGATCCGCGCTTTATATCGCGTGTGCCAATGTTTGATGTCATAATTAATACTGTATTTCTAAAATCCACAGTATGGTTCAAACTGTCTGTCAACCTGCCATCATCAAATACCTGCAAGAGTATATTAAAAACATCAGGATGCGCCTTTTCTATCTCATCAAGAAGAACCACAGAGTATGGCCTCCTTCTTACCTTTTCAGTAAGCTGTCCACCTTCTTCATAGCCCACATATCCTGGAGGGGCCCCAATAAGTCTTGATACAGCAAATTTCTCCATGTACTCTGACATATCAAGACGTATAAGAGCATCTCTATCACCAAATAAAAACTCCGCCAGTGTCTTTGCAAGCTCAGTTTTTCCTACTCCTGTAGGTCCCAGAAAAATAAATGAGCCAACAGGTCTTTTTGGATCTTTTAGTCCTGATCGTGAGCGTCTTATTGCCCTGCTGATTGCTTCTATTGGTTCGTCCTGTCCAATAATACGCTTATGCAGAGCCTCTTCCATCTTGAGAAGCTTTTTAGCCTCTGCTTCCTGAAGTCTCTGAATTGGTATGCCTGTCCACTTGGACACAATCTCTGCAATCACCTCAGTAGTTACTACAGCAGACGCCTTTTTATTTGACTGGTTCCAGTCTTTCTGCTGATTAGAGAGTTCAGCCTTTAGCTTTTTCTCTCTATCTCTTAATTGCGCTGCCTTTTCAAAATCCTGCGTTTTGACAGCTGATTCCTTTTCCCTTCTAACTTCATCTAGCTGCTTTTCAAGTTTTTTTACATCCAAAGGCGCAGTGGTGACTGATAGCCGAACCTTTGCACCAGCTTCATCTATGACATCTATTGCCTTATCTGGCAAAAATCTATCGGTTATATAACGATCAGACAGTTTTGCTGCAGCCTCAAGTGCTTCATCTAATATCTTTACTCTATGATACGCTTCATACTTATCTCTTAGTCCCTTTAATATCTCTATTGTTTCCTTTACAGACGGAGCTTCAACCATAATTGTCTGAAAACGCCTTTCTAGGGCAGCATCCTTTTCAATGTATTTTCTGTATTCATTCACAGTTGTTGCTCCAATACACTGAATATCTCCTCTGGCTAACGCAGGCTTCAGCATACTGGAAGCATCTATTGCGCCTTCTGCAGCGCCTGCGCCTACTAAATTATGTATTTCATCAATAAACAATATCACGTCATCTGATTTTTTTATCTCTGACATAACAGCTTTAATTCTTTCTTCAAACTGCCCGCGATACTTTGTCCCGGCAACCATGGAAGCTAAATCAAGGGTTATTAGCCTTTTCCCTTTAATGGAATCAGGAACATTCCCAGCAACTATTTGCTGGCCCAATCCCTCTACAATGGCTGTTTTACCAACTCCCGCATCTCCTAAAAGAACAGGATTATTCTTTTTCCTCCTGCTTAATACATGAATTACTCTCTCTATTTCATCCTTTCTCCCTATAACAGGATCAAGCTTTCCGTCAATTGCAAGTTTTGTGAGATTAGTGCCAAATGCATCAAGCGCTGGTGTCTTGGTTTTTGCTCCAGCGTCCCCTGCCCCTGCATGACCTGCTGCTGCGCCTAAAGGCTCGCCACCGAGAAGGTCCATTATTTCAGCTCTCATCTTTTCCAAATTAAGTCCCATTTGTTCAAGAACCTGAGCCGCAATTCCCTCTTTTTCGCGAATTAAGCCCAGAAATATATGTTCTGTCCCAACATAATTATGTCCCAGTGCGGACGCTTCTTCCATCGCGAACTCTAGAACTCTTTTAGCTTGTGGACTTAAAGGCATCTCTCCAAGTACTAATGTAGGAGAACCTGTTTGTGCTTTTTTCTCTATTTCTACTCTTATCTTTTTTGAATCTATACCCAATTTTTCAATTACTGCTAGAGCTACTCCACTACCCACTCTAAGAAGACCAAGTAAAATATGTTCTGTTCCAACCTGTGGATGATTCATGCGGGCAGCTTCTTCCTTTGCCATCATAACCACACGTTTTGCTCTTTCAGTAAATCTATTAAACATCTTTATTTTCCCCTTTTTCTAAATTTCCCCTGATAAGGTTTGCTCTTGCTATATCACGCTCGTAAGGCTCTAGTTTCCTTCCTTCTAATTTCTGAAGATACGCTGGTTGTGTAATGATAAACATTCTATTGACTAATATTCTATCTATTTTGTCTATAATCTTCAATCCAATTCCTAACCTCAGGAGAGACAGCATGTCTAAAGTCTCCTGAAAATCTATGATTCTGACATTTGAAAGTGTTCCATAC
This window contains:
- the bamA gene encoding outer membrane protein assembly factor BamA codes for the protein MAKKCYASIFLFFFIFFLTSYISEVGAEQAPKDVKKVTKVSVKGNSRISTSTILSRIETKEGMPFLQEVVSADIERLYGLGHFQDITVDASEFLGGLNITFIVQERPAIEKIVISGNKKLKLKKIKSIMSIVMGDTYDEKRLKGNEKSIYELYKNDGYYAAVISHTVEEKEPGKVVVNIKIKEGKKVRIKKIVFDGNSHFSDWKLKRQMITKKARLKWFPKGYYDPDKLKEDIKQLKLYYDKAGYIKAEIEEADITFNEARTKMYIRIPISENNRYFTNEIVVAGNKSFPPQDIINMLDMKKGDAFSEYGVSKDIYNIRMFYGERGYIDAYVNPETQINDKDRTVDAVYNIYEGNINYVRRIIIKGNLETKDKVIRREVRIKPGEKFDTKKVKRSRERLMNLGYFSMVNFSDEKTEDINVRDLICDIEEKKTGSFSFGGGYSTVENAIGFIELRQNNFDIKNFPSFSGGGQYVSIRADISARRQNFVLGFTEPWFMDKPISAGFDLYNKTYYQEEWAETKTGGDIRVGRSITEYTRGSLTYKCENVDVGDLTDDAPDVVADDEGSATISSITAMIQNDHRDNIFDPTKGYLNVVSVECAGGPFLGDKDFYKVTGSTSKYFPLTKKSVFNIRFRAGVVDAYGSTEQVPVYERFYIGGPSTVRGYDYSSIGPKDEDVNVGGNSMLVGNLEYSYLLVDTTDTPTKSPMKIRGLVFYDAGNAWKNAGGFSSSVKTSIGTGIRILIPIPVTLFYGYGIDRHKGRFDISISYSF
- a CDS encoding ATP-dependent Clp protease ATP-binding subunit, with translation MFNRFTERAKRVVMMAKEEAARMNHPQVGTEHILLGLLRVGSGVALAVIEKLGIDSKKIRVEIEKKAQTGSPTLVLGEMPLSPQAKRVLEFAMEEASALGHNYVGTEHIFLGLIREKEGIAAQVLEQMGLNLEKMRAEIMDLLGGEPLGAAAGHAGAGDAGAKTKTPALDAFGTNLTKLAIDGKLDPVIGRKDEIERVIHVLSRRKKNNPVLLGDAGVGKTAIVEGLGQQIVAGNVPDSIKGKRLITLDLASMVAGTKYRGQFEERIKAVMSEIKKSDDVILFIDEIHNLVGAGAAEGAIDASSMLKPALARGDIQCIGATTVNEYRKYIEKDAALERRFQTIMVEAPSVKETIEILKGLRDKYEAYHRVKILDEALEAAAKLSDRYITDRFLPDKAIDVIDEAGAKVRLSVTTAPLDVKKLEKQLDEVRREKESAVKTQDFEKAAQLRDREKKLKAELSNQQKDWNQSNKKASAVVTTEVIAEIVSKWTGIPIQRLQEAEAKKLLKMEEALHKRIIGQDEPIEAISRAIRRSRSGLKDPKRPVGSFIFLGPTGVGKTELAKTLAEFLFGDRDALIRLDMSEYMEKFAVSRLIGAPPGYVGYEEGGQLTEKVRRRPYSVVLLDEIEKAHPDVFNILLQVFDDGRLTDSLNHTVDFRNTVLIMTSNIGTRDIKRGSLGFRSSDAKRTYEETKSKLMSEVKQVFRPEFINRLDEVIVFHELTKDELKKIVDLMLSDVYSRLESDGIKLHITSQVKDFLIEKGYDPVYGARPLQRAIQRYIEDPLSEEILRRKISKGSIIEVVQKGDKLDFSIKRQKAVKNIRSKG